The genomic segment TTCGCCGGGGGCAGCTATCCCGACATCTCGTACGCGTACGGCAACTGGGCCGGCGACCTGGGCGCGAGCGGAAAGACCCAGGATCTGACCTCATACGTGCAGGATCCGTCGTTCGGATGGACGGAGATGCCCGAAGCTGCGCGTACGGTGGCCACCGCCGACGGCAAAGTGATCGGCATTCCGGCACTCGTGGACAACCTCGCGCTCATCTACAACAAGTCGATCTTCGACCGGGCCGGCGTCGACTATCCCACCGACGACTGGACGTGGGAGCAGTTCCGCGAGGCGGCCAGGAAACTGACCGATCCGGCGACCAAGACGTACGGCACCGCGTATTCGGTCTCAGGCAGCGAGGACACGACCTGGCACCTGTGGCCGCTGCTCTGGCAGAACGGCGGCAAGATCCTCGACGGCACGAAACCCGCGTTCAACTCCGACGCCGGGGTGACCGCGCTCGAGACGCTGCGGCAGATGGCGGTCGACGACAAGTCCATGTACCTCGATCAGACGGACGAGAAGTACCACCCGTTGTTCAACAGCGGACGGGTCGCCATGATCCTGACCGGGCCGTGGGCGCTCCTCGAGATCAAAGAGGCCAAGCTCTCGTACGGGGTCAGCAACCTGCCGGGCGTGAACGGCGATCACCAGACCGTCTCCGGGCCCGACCTGTGGGTGTTGTTCGACCATGACGACGCGAACCGGGCCGGCGCTGCCCGCGACTTCGTGAAGTGGCTGACCAGCGCACAGACCGACGCCAAGTGGAACCTGAAGGTCGGCAACCTGCCGCTGCGCTCCACCGAGCAGAGCACCCCCGAGTTCGCCGCGTACGTCAAGGAGTACCCGGGCGGGCAGAAGTTCTTCGACAACCTCACGAACGCCAAGCAGGCCCGGCCGACCGTGCCCGGCTACGAGGTGCTCTCGCGCAATGTGGGCGACGCGATCGCGTCGGTCCTGCAGGGTCGCGCGACGGCGAAGGACGCGCTGGACGCGGCGGCCAAGAAGTCGGCCGACGCCGTGGTGAACTGATGGCGATCACGTTCGCGGCGTCCTCGCACGCGACCGTCCGGCAGGCCCGGCCGCGCGGCCGGGCCGTCCGCCGCAACCTCACCGGCTGGGCCTTCGCCGGCCCGGCCACCGCCCTGGTCGTCGGCCTGTCGCTGTTCCCGGCGATCTGGGCGTTCTTCATCTCGCGGGCCCGCTGGAACGGCATCTCCCCCGGCGTGCCGGTCGGGTGGAGCAACTACGAGCGGCTGGCGAGCGACCCGGACATGCTCGCCGCCGCGCGCCACACGTTGCTGCTCACCGTCCTGTTCGTTCCGTCGTCCATCATGCTCGGCATCGTCATCGCGATCGCCCTCAACCAGCGCATCCGGCTGATCGGTTTCTATCGGACGTGCATCTTCGTTCCCTATGTGGCGTCCGCCGCGGCCACCGGCATCCTGGCCGGCTTCGTGTTCAACCCGCAGTTCGGTGCGGCCAACGACGTGCTGCGCCACTTGGGCATTCCGCAACAACAGTTCCTCGAGAGCCCGACCCAGGCCCTGTACGTGATCTGTGTGATCGCGTTGTGGGGCGAGGTCGGCTTCACCACCGTGATCTATCTGGCTGCCCTGCAGGACATCCCGAAGGAACTGGTCGAAGCCGCACGCATGGACGGGGCCAGCCGCTGGCGCGTGTTCCGCCACGTCACGATGCCCGAGCTGCGGCCGGTGACCGTCTTCGCCGCGGTCTGGCAAACGATCACCGCCGTGCAGTTGTTCGACCTCATCTACACCACCACGCGCGGCGGGCCGCTCAACAGCACGCAGACCGTCGTCTACTACATCTATGAGCTGGCCTTCCAGACGCAGCGGCTGGGCTACGGCGCCGCCGCCGCATATCTGCTGTTCGCGGTCACCCTGCTGCTGACCCTCGGCATCATCTGGTACAGCCGTCGCCGCGGTTCGGAGGTGTTCTGATGCAGTCCTTCAAACGCCGGTTGCCGTTCAGTGCGTGGCATCTGCTGCTCATGCCGCTGGCTTTGTTGTTCGTGCTCCCGCTCGTACAGATGGTGCTCACCTCCTTCATGAGCAGCGCCGAGATCAACCAGTTCCCGCCCAAGTTGCTGCCCACCTCGCTGCACATCGAGGGCTACCGCGCTCTGCTCACCGAGACACCGGCGCTGCGCTGGTTCGCCAACACGGTGCTCGTCTCGGCCGTCTCCGTGCTCGCGCATCTGGTGCTCTGCTCGATGGCCGGCTACGGCTTCGCCCGGCTCAAGTTCGCCGGCCGGGGCGTCGCCTTCCTGGTCATCATCGCCACCGTGATGATCCCGATCCAGCTGCTGATGATCCCGACGTACCTGATGTTCGCCCGGATCGGCATCGTCGACACGCTGGCCGCCGCGTTCGTCCCGTGGCTGGCCTCGGCGTTCGGCATCTTCCTGATGCGCCAGTTCTTCCTGGCCCTGCCGGTCGAACTGGAGGAGGCCGCGCGGATCGACGGCTGTGGCACGTGGCGCACGTTCCGGAGCATCGTGCTGCCCCTGGCCCGGCCCGCATTGGCCACGCTGGCCGTGTTCACTCTGCTGTCCAGCTGGAACGACCTGCTCTGGCCCCTGGTCGCCATCTCCGACGACAACCGCTTCACCCTGCAGGTCGGCCTGGCCAACTTCCAGGGCATGCGACGCACGGAATGGTCGCAGCTGATGGCCGGCAACGTCCTCGCCACGGCGCCCCTGATCGTCGCCTTCCTGTTCGCCCAGAAACGGTTCATCGCCACCATGACGTTCTCCGGCCTCAAAGGCTGACCGTGGCCTTTCCGATATCGGGCCTTGTCCCAACCCGGTCGCCGGCCCTCGTGCGGCGTTGCCCACCCACGGGCGCGAGTCCTGCCGCGTGCCGGGGTGCGCGATGATGCACATATGACGCTGTCCACGCGTTTCACCGAGCTTTTCCGGGTACGCCACCCGATCGCGCTGGCCCCGATGGGCGGCTCGGCGGGTGGGGCGCTGACCGCGGCCGTCTCGCGTGGCG from the Paractinoplanes abujensis genome contains:
- a CDS encoding carbohydrate ABC transporter permease codes for the protein MAITFAASSHATVRQARPRGRAVRRNLTGWAFAGPATALVVGLSLFPAIWAFFISRARWNGISPGVPVGWSNYERLASDPDMLAAARHTLLLTVLFVPSSIMLGIVIAIALNQRIRLIGFYRTCIFVPYVASAAATGILAGFVFNPQFGAANDVLRHLGIPQQQFLESPTQALYVICVIALWGEVGFTTVIYLAALQDIPKELVEAARMDGASRWRVFRHVTMPELRPVTVFAAVWQTITAVQLFDLIYTTTRGGPLNSTQTVVYYIYELAFQTQRLGYGAAAAYLLFAVTLLLTLGIIWYSRRRGSEVF
- a CDS encoding ABC transporter substrate-binding protein, whose translation is MTTRFRLLAGGVGAILLLSACMGGTTDDGEDSAAGYDPNATVELTWWTGQTEEAEKVAEGLAAEYHAAHPNVTIKTSPGAPTTDDLLTKLSAGFAGGSYPDISYAYGNWAGDLGASGKTQDLTSYVQDPSFGWTEMPEAARTVATADGKVIGIPALVDNLALIYNKSIFDRAGVDYPTDDWTWEQFREAARKLTDPATKTYGTAYSVSGSEDTTWHLWPLLWQNGGKILDGTKPAFNSDAGVTALETLRQMAVDDKSMYLDQTDEKYHPLFNSGRVAMILTGPWALLEIKEAKLSYGVSNLPGVNGDHQTVSGPDLWVLFDHDDANRAGAARDFVKWLTSAQTDAKWNLKVGNLPLRSTEQSTPEFAAYVKEYPGGQKFFDNLTNAKQARPTVPGYEVLSRNVGDAIASVLQGRATAKDALDAAAKKSADAVVN
- a CDS encoding carbohydrate ABC transporter permease; the protein is MQSFKRRLPFSAWHLLLMPLALLFVLPLVQMVLTSFMSSAEINQFPPKLLPTSLHIEGYRALLTETPALRWFANTVLVSAVSVLAHLVLCSMAGYGFARLKFAGRGVAFLVIIATVMIPIQLLMIPTYLMFARIGIVDTLAAAFVPWLASAFGIFLMRQFFLALPVELEEAARIDGCGTWRTFRSIVLPLARPALATLAVFTLLSSWNDLLWPLVAISDDNRFTLQVGLANFQGMRRTEWSQLMAGNVLATAPLIVAFLFAQKRFIATMTFSGLKG